One region of Alosa sapidissima isolate fAloSap1 chromosome 1, fAloSap1.pri, whole genome shotgun sequence genomic DNA includes:
- the exosc9 gene encoding exosome complex component RRP45 isoform X1: MKDTPLSNCERTFLLKAIEERKRVDGRETYDYRNIKITFGMDYGFCIVDLGKTKVMSQVSCELAVPKETRPSEGILFTNVELSPMASPAFESNRQSDLLVKLNRQLERCLRTSKCFDMESLCVISGEKVWRINVDVHVLNHDGNLMDAVSIAAITSLSQFRRPEVSIQGRDVTVHTAEERDPVPLSIYHMPISVSFAFFQQGSYLLVDPNDREERVMEGLLVIAMNKHREICSIQSSGGIMLLKEQVLRCSKIASVKVSEITELIQKALENDKRARKDRGKFGFAESLPKERITALKTQEAPVEMKDIQETASAIISKAEVPLNTSQAVRSPVVHAVGVGQVGEGVTSSWGLEEEEEEEEEEDKEGEMEERTDKKKWKKGDVVVISDSEEEDVVMLNQ, translated from the exons ATGAAAGATACACCATTATCAAATTGTGAGCGGACATTTCTGCTCAAGGCGATAGAGGAAAGAAAG CGGGTGGACGGAAGAGAAACATACGACTACAGAAATATCAAGATCACGTTTGGCATGGACTATGGATTTTGTATTGTTGATCTTGGAAAAACAAA GGTCATGTCGCAGGTATCCTGTGAACTGGCTGTCCCCAAAGAAACTCGTCCTTCAGAAGGGATCCTATTCACCAACGTGGAGCTGTCACCAATGGCCTCGCCTGCATTTGAATCTAACAG GCAGTCAGATTTGTTGGTGAAGTTGAATAGACAATTGGAGCGCTGCCTACGGACCTCAAAGTGCTTTGACATGGAGTCATTGTGTGTCATCTCCGGAGAAAAG GTGTGGAGGATCAATGTGGATGTTCACGTGTTGAACCATGATGGGAATCTAATGGACGCAGTAAGCATAGCAGCCATCACATCTCTCTCACAATTCAGACGGCCAGAGGTCAGCATCCAGGGACGAGACGTCACTGTG catACAGCTGAAGAGAGAGACCCTGTTCCACTAAGCATTTATCATATGCCTATCAGTGTAAGCTTTGCCTTCTTTCAGCAAGG GTCTTATTTACTGGTGGACCCAAATGACCGtgaggagagagtgatggagggtCTGCTGGTCATCGCCATGAACAAACACCGAGAGATCTGCTCCATCCAGTCCAGTGGAGGCATCATGTTGCTTaaggagcag GTCCTGCGCTGCAGCAAGATCGCCAGTGTGAAAGTGTCTGAGATCACAGAGCTCATCCAGAAAGCCCTGGAGAATGACAAGagagccag GAAAGACAGAGGCAAGTTTGGATTTGCAGAGTCCTTGCCTAAAGAGCGAATCACTGCACTGAAAACACAGGAAGCCCCAGTGGAAATGAAGGACATCCAGGAGACTGCTAGTGCAATCATCAGTAAGGCAGAGGTCCCACTGAACAC CAGCCAAGCGGTACGTTCCCCAGTGGTGCATGCTGTAGGGGTTGGGCAGGTGGGTGAAGGCGTAACCAGCTCATGGggcctggaggaggaggaggaggaggaggaagaggaggacaaaGAAGGAGAAATGGAAGAAAGGACAGATAAGAAAAAATGGAAGAAAG GTGACGTTGTTGTCATCTCAGATAGTGAAGAGGAGGATGTTGTTATGTTGAACCAGTAG
- the exosc9 gene encoding exosome complex component RRP45 isoform X2 produces MKDTPLSNCERTFLLKAIEERKRVDGRETYDYRNIKITFGMDYGFCIVDLGKTKVMSQVSCELAVPKETRPSEGILFTNVELSPMASPAFESNRQSDLLVKLNRQLERCLRTSKCFDMESLCVISGEKVWRINVDVHVLNHDGNLMDAVSIAAITSLSQFRRPEVSIQGRDVTVHTAEERDPVPLSIYHMPISVSFAFFQQGSYLLVDPNDREERVMEGLLVIAMNKHREICSIQSSGGIMLLKEQVLRCSKIASVKVSEITELIQKALENDKRARKDRGKFGFAESLPKERITALKTQEAPVEMKDIQETASAIISKAEVPLNTQAVRSPVVHAVGVGQVGEGVTSSWGLEEEEEEEEEEDKEGEMEERTDKKKWKKGDVVVISDSEEEDVVMLNQ; encoded by the exons ATGAAAGATACACCATTATCAAATTGTGAGCGGACATTTCTGCTCAAGGCGATAGAGGAAAGAAAG CGGGTGGACGGAAGAGAAACATACGACTACAGAAATATCAAGATCACGTTTGGCATGGACTATGGATTTTGTATTGTTGATCTTGGAAAAACAAA GGTCATGTCGCAGGTATCCTGTGAACTGGCTGTCCCCAAAGAAACTCGTCCTTCAGAAGGGATCCTATTCACCAACGTGGAGCTGTCACCAATGGCCTCGCCTGCATTTGAATCTAACAG GCAGTCAGATTTGTTGGTGAAGTTGAATAGACAATTGGAGCGCTGCCTACGGACCTCAAAGTGCTTTGACATGGAGTCATTGTGTGTCATCTCCGGAGAAAAG GTGTGGAGGATCAATGTGGATGTTCACGTGTTGAACCATGATGGGAATCTAATGGACGCAGTAAGCATAGCAGCCATCACATCTCTCTCACAATTCAGACGGCCAGAGGTCAGCATCCAGGGACGAGACGTCACTGTG catACAGCTGAAGAGAGAGACCCTGTTCCACTAAGCATTTATCATATGCCTATCAGTGTAAGCTTTGCCTTCTTTCAGCAAGG GTCTTATTTACTGGTGGACCCAAATGACCGtgaggagagagtgatggagggtCTGCTGGTCATCGCCATGAACAAACACCGAGAGATCTGCTCCATCCAGTCCAGTGGAGGCATCATGTTGCTTaaggagcag GTCCTGCGCTGCAGCAAGATCGCCAGTGTGAAAGTGTCTGAGATCACAGAGCTCATCCAGAAAGCCCTGGAGAATGACAAGagagccag GAAAGACAGAGGCAAGTTTGGATTTGCAGAGTCCTTGCCTAAAGAGCGAATCACTGCACTGAAAACACAGGAAGCCCCAGTGGAAATGAAGGACATCCAGGAGACTGCTAGTGCAATCATCAGTAAGGCAGAGGTCCCACTGAACAC CCAAGCGGTACGTTCCCCAGTGGTGCATGCTGTAGGGGTTGGGCAGGTGGGTGAAGGCGTAACCAGCTCATGGggcctggaggaggaggaggaggaggaggaagaggaggacaaaGAAGGAGAAATGGAAGAAAGGACAGATAAGAAAAAATGGAAGAAAG GTGACGTTGTTGTCATCTCAGATAGTGAAGAGGAGGATGTTGTTATGTTGAACCAGTAG
- the LOC121721291 gene encoding serine/threonine-protein kinase pim-2-like — MYCKSIHPIPSGHVKKLSAHMPHKLPCQPCQKSPAISAREERRRKREHRKKSSSGESRWKRCRSKRAEEEEEEEEEEEDRSVDGLLDGALHGAVGSSSESEHTSGSSVKTDSSSQYDLQTLKETSPSTLVRLNSTQRDAFEGKYKQTLCLSQGGYGTVYAGHRVEDSLAVAIKHVPQSKVIRTSVVLDGQLHQFPLEVVLLLMVGAGEGERGPDSSGVSVQLLDWYELGDELVLVMERPLPCLDLFDYIQERGGRLPEEEAKLILKLLVEAMNKVHSKGVLHRDIKPENILVLMGNDSLCVRILDYGCGCILQNEPCTEFYGTMQYTPPEWYLVGEYEAMPSCVWQIGVLLYDMLCGEHPFCTRADIIGREPYIPQQFSRQCQDLMRRCLAKRPRGRPTLDGILQHPWLQ; from the exons ATGTACTGTAAATCTATCCACCCTATACCATCTGGACATGTGAAGAAGCTAA GTGCTCACATGCCACATAAGTTGCCATGCCAACCATGCCAGAAGTCTCCTGCTATAAGTGCGAGGGAAGagcggaggaggaagagagagcacaGGAAGAAAAGCAGCAGTGGTGAATCTAGATGGAAAAGATGCAGGTCCAAgagagcggaggaggaggaggaggaggaggaggaggaagaggacaggAGTGTGGATGGACTCTTGGATGGAGCCCTACATGGAGCAGTGGGCAGCTCAAGTGAATCAGAGCATACCAGTGGCAGCAGTGTCAAGACCGACAGCAGTAGCCAGTATGACCTGCAAACCCTGAAGGAGACTAGTCCTAGCACACTCGTCAGACTCAACAGCACTCAGAGAG ATGCATTTGAAGGGAAATACAAACAGACGCTTTGCCTGAGTCAGGGTGGATATGGTACTGTTTATGCTGGACACAGAGTAGAAGACTCACTGGCC GTGGCCATCAAACATGTGCCGCAGTCAAAGGTGATTCGGACATCAGTG GTTCTGGATGGGCAGCTTCATCAGTTCCCTCTGGAGGTGGTGCTCCTGCTGATGGTGGGAgctggtgagggagagagggggccgGACAGCAGCGGCGTTAGTGTTCAGCTGCTGGACTGGTACGAGCTGGGGGACGAGCTCGTGTTGGTGATGGAGAGGCCACTTCCCTGCCTGGATCTGTTTGACTACATCCAGGAGAGAGGCGGGAGACTCCCAGAGGAAGAGGCTAAG TTAATTCTGAAACTGCTGGTTGAGGCCATGAATAAGGTTCACTCTAAAGGAGTTCTCCATCGTGACATAAAGCCTGAGAACATTCTGGTGCTCATGGGCAATGATagcctgtgtgtgcgcatacttGACTATGGCTGTGGATGCATTCTCCAGAATGAACCATGCACTGAGTTCTATG GCACAATGCAGTACACGCCGCCCGAGTGGTACCTGGTGGGGGAGTACGAGGCCATGCCCTCCTGTGTGTGGCAGATAGGGGTGCTGCTGTATGACATGCTGTGTGGCGAGCACCCCTTCTGCACACGTGCAGACATCATCGGCCGTGAGCCGTACATCCCACAGCAGTTTTCCAGAC AGTGCCAGGACCTAATGAGACGCTGCTTAGCCAAGCGGCCCAGAGGAAGACCTACTCTAGATGGCATTCTACAGCATCCTTGGTTACAGTGA